A single Sutterella megalosphaeroides DNA region contains:
- a CDS encoding N-acetylmuramoyl-L-alanine amidase, protein MNLERRRLMQAAAGSLLLSLAPVDIAWGAKMIAVRMWPAEEYTRVTLESDSPLKYRHFFVRSAKPIRLVVDIDGLQLTESLKRQIAAVKPDDPYIASMRIGQYKPGTVRLVMDLKTEVKPEVFLLKPFANYQYRLVFDIYPEHPRDSIGQILASRDDTDILSAPSEEDPLASVLESLGKDTSPPPAKPANGGTAGKPSGGKKPAPSKKPSRPELVIVVDPGHGGEDPGAIGRRKTQEKTVVLQIARRLAKLIEAEPGMKAILTRNSDHFVSLGGRVAIARKARAHLLVSIHADAWVKASARGSSVFALSQKGATSAAARWLAKSQNESDMIGGVNFKDVDRQVASVLVDMTSNWTIGYSLGLGTAVLQEIKGINRLHKNHVEQAGFAVLKGQGIPSILVETAFISNPEEEKLLRSGTHQQKIARAIFTGIKKQLAADSTLLN, encoded by the coding sequence ATGAATCTTGAGCGCCGACGCCTGATGCAAGCCGCCGCCGGCTCGCTCCTCCTCTCCCTCGCCCCCGTCGACATCGCCTGGGGGGCGAAGATGATCGCCGTGCGCATGTGGCCGGCCGAGGAATACACGCGCGTGACGCTCGAGTCGGATTCTCCGCTCAAGTACCGGCACTTTTTCGTTCGATCCGCGAAGCCCATCCGGCTCGTAGTCGACATCGACGGGTTGCAGCTCACCGAATCGCTCAAGCGCCAGATTGCGGCCGTCAAGCCCGACGATCCCTACATCGCCTCGATGCGCATCGGTCAGTACAAACCGGGCACCGTGCGACTCGTGATGGACCTCAAGACGGAAGTGAAGCCCGAAGTGTTTCTTCTCAAACCCTTCGCGAACTATCAGTACCGTCTGGTCTTCGACATCTACCCCGAGCATCCCCGCGACAGCATCGGCCAGATCCTCGCTTCGCGCGACGACACCGACATCCTCTCGGCGCCGAGCGAAGAGGATCCGTTGGCGTCCGTTCTCGAAAGCCTCGGGAAGGATACGTCGCCCCCGCCCGCAAAACCTGCGAACGGCGGCACCGCCGGGAAGCCCTCGGGCGGCAAAAAGCCCGCCCCCTCGAAGAAACCCTCGCGCCCCGAACTCGTCATCGTGGTCGACCCCGGTCACGGAGGCGAAGACCCGGGGGCGATCGGTCGCAGGAAAACCCAGGAAAAGACGGTGGTCCTTCAGATCGCGCGGCGTCTCGCGAAGCTCATTGAGGCCGAACCCGGCATGAAGGCGATTCTGACGCGCAACTCCGACCACTTCGTGAGTCTCGGCGGGCGCGTCGCGATCGCCCGAAAGGCGCGCGCGCACCTTCTCGTAAGCATCCACGCCGACGCCTGGGTGAAGGCAAGCGCCCGCGGCTCCTCCGTCTTCGCCCTTTCGCAAAAGGGCGCCACGTCGGCCGCGGCCCGGTGGCTTGCAAAGAGCCAGAACGAATCCGACATGATCGGGGGCGTCAACTTCAAGGACGTGGACCGTCAGGTCGCAAGCGTCCTCGTCGACATGACCTCGAACTGGACGATCGGCTACAGCTTGGGGCTCGGCACCGCCGTGCTGCAGGAAATCAAAGGCATCAACCGCCTGCACAAGAACCACGTCGAACAGGCGGGCTTTGCCGTCCTCAAGGGCCAGGGGATCCCTTCGATTCTCGTCGAGACGGCCTTCATCTCGAACCCCGAAGAGGAAAAGCTCCTGCGCTCGGGCACGCACCAGCAAAAGATCGCCCGGGCGATTTTCACCGGCATCAAAAAGCAGCTCGCAGCCGACTCGACGCTCCTCAACTGA